One segment of Cutaneotrichosporon cavernicola HIS019 DNA, chromosome: 4 DNA contains the following:
- a CDS encoding uncharacterized protein (Serine hydrolase involved in the detoxification of formaldehyde), which translates to MSLEKVSANRVANGVLTKYKFPSTSLGLDTNVNVYVPDGADKSPVPVLFYLAGLTCTEDTGAQKGGLFNMAGKHRIALVFPDTSPRGAGVEGEDDDWQLGTGAGFYINANNPKWKHYNMYDLVAKELPDVLSKAGLGLDMSRLSITGHSMGGHGALSLYLKDPARFKSCSAFAPICNPSVVPWGQGAFSNYLVAKTKSSPPAEWLAHDASHLLAASQAEKLNILVDVGTDDQFLKAGQLTPEALEAAYEERKKSRKSDDFTLRRQEGYDHSYYFISTFSPEHVEFHAKYLNA; encoded by the exons ATGTCGCTGGAAAAAGTCTCGGCCAACCGCGTCGCCAACGGCGTCCTGACAAAGTACAAGTTCccctcgacgtcgttggGCCTTGACACCAATGTCAACGTCTACGTTCCGGACGGTGCGGACAAGTCGCCCGTCCCAGTCCTGTTCTACCTCGCCGGCCTGACATGTACCGAAGACACTGGAGCGCAGAAGGGCGGCCTGTTCAACATGGCCGGCAAACACCGCATTGCCCTCGTGTTCCCTGACACGTCTCCTCGCGGAgcgggcgtcgagggcgaggacgacgactggCAACTTGGCACTG GCGCGGGATTCTACATCAACGCAAACAACCCAAAGTGGAAGCATTACAACATGTACGACCTTGTGGCCAAGGAACTTCCCGATGTACTGTCAAAGGCTGGACTCGGGCTCGATATGTCCCGCCTCTCAATTACAGGACACAGTATGGGCGGACACGGCGCGCTCAGTCTATACCTCAAGGACCCGGCGCGGTTTAAGAGTTGCTCAGCCTTTGCACCGATTTGTAACCCGTCGGTGGTGCCGTGGGGTCAGGGCGCGTTTAGCAATTACCTGGTCGCCAAGACGAAGAGTAGCCCGCCGGCCGAGTGGCTTGCGCACGACGCAtcgcacctcctcgccgcgtcACAGGCTGAGAAACTCAACATCCTCGTTGACGTAGGCACCGACGACCAGTTCCTCAAGGCTGGCCAACTTACCCCCGAAGCACTCGAGGCCGCTTATGaagagaggaagaagagcagGAAGAGTGACGACTTTACCCTTCGCCGCCAGGAGGGCTACGACCACTCGTATTACTTCATCTCGACCTTTTCGCCGGAGCACGTCGAGTTCCACGCAAAGTACCTCAATGCGTGA
- a CDS encoding uncharacterized protein (Amino acid permease) gives MDVTPDTPDTATLHDDVEKKGLSELERTDEALLKREGDHGIKRDLPPRVVSMIAIAGTIGTGLFLSSGSALTSGGPVGAFLGYTVMGIMVGCMMYCLGEMMCFKPNVGAYIEMGATYVDPAVAFCMSWACMMQSCVCIPAEISAIGLLAGYWDKNTDHLAGYIAAGVVAVALITVIPVRWYGEVEFFFAAVKVTALIGLIIFGIVVNTGGVPGSSYIGGRYWVHEPFNDTFLDLKPVSKARFLGFWQVMTAAGYSFSGMESLAVVAGEAANPRHTMRVAVRTVFYRVVGLYCLSILILGLSVSQHSPDLLDAVNAGGETAASSPFVVLCRQVNVKVLPDIINAVVLTSAFSSANENAYAVARFTMAMARQGWLPKSIFLYTYNGVPIAGALFASAMGCLAFMSCSEGSNQVFVWFSNLDALSAMVLWILICATYTRFHRALKVQGIDRRNLSFRSWGQPYLAYMCIVFFSLVVLFNGFSSFVNGFKVSNFIASYITLPILFTAWAGFKIVRRSKVVPLESIDLSGGPAKALIGTAYDK, from the exons ATGGACGTCACGCCCGACACGCCCGACACGGCCACGCTCCATGACGATgtggagaagaaggggctgagcgagctggagcggaccgacgaggcgctgctgAAGCGCGAAGGAGATCACGGGATCAAGCGCGACCTTCCGCCGCGCGTCGTGTCCATGATCGCCATTGCTGGGACTATTGGAACCGGCCtgttcttgagctcggggtcggcgtTGACTTCGGGTGGGCCCGTCGGCGCGTTCCTCGGATACACGGTCATGGGGATCATGGTCGGTTGCATGATGTACTGTCTCGGCGAGAT GATGTGCTTCAAGCCCAATGTAGGCGCGTACATTGAGATGGGCGCGACGTACGTCGACCCCGCCGTCGCATTCTGTATGAGTTGGGCGTGCATGATGCAGAGCTGCGTCTGTATCCCCGCCGAGATTAGTGCGATTGGCCTCCTGGCAGGTTATTGGGACAAGAACACGGACCACCTGGCGGGATATATTGCCGcgggcgtcgtcgctgtcgcgctCATCACTGTCATCCCCGTGCGCTG gtatggcgaggtcgagttcttcttcgccgccgTAAAGGTCACGGCACTCATCGGCCTGATCATCTTTGGAATCGTGGTCAACACCGGTGGCGTTCCCGGCTCATCCTACATCGGCGGCCGGTACTGGGTCCACGAGCCCTTCAACGACACCTTCCTGGACCTAAAGCCCGTCTCCAAGGCCCGTTTTCTTGGTTTCTGGCAAGTCATGACGGCGGCAGGCTACTCTTTCAGCGGGATGGAGAGTCTGGCCGTGGTCGCAGGAGAAGCTGCCAACCCACGACACACGATGCGCGTGGCCGTACGTACGGTATTCtaccgcgtcgtcggcctttACTGCCTGTCCATCCTCATTCTTGGTCTCTCGGTATCGCAACACTCGCCCGATTTGTTGGATGCCGTCAATGCGGGGGGCGAGACGGCCGCGTCATCCCCCTTTGTGGTACTCTGTCGCCAGGTCAACGTCAAGGTCCTGCCCGACATTATCAATGCGGTGGTCCTCACTAGCGCGTTTAGCAGTGCTAATGAGAACGCGtacgccgtcgcgcgctTCACCATGGCAATGGCTAGGCAGGGATGGCTCCCCAAGAGTATTTTCCTGTACACTTACAACGGTGTTCCAATTGCTGGAGCCCTCTTCGCTAGTGCGATGGGGTGCCTCGCATTCATGAGCTGTAGCGAAGGAAGTAACCAGGTCTTTGTGTGGTTTTCAAATCTCGACGCCCTGTCAGCCATGGTCCTCTGGATCCTCATCTGCGCAACGTATACCCGCTTCCACCGCGCCTTGAAGGTACAGG GCATCGACCGCCGTAACCTCTCCTTCAGGTCTTGGGGACAGCCCTACCTCGCCTACATGTGTatcgtcttcttctccctTGTCGTCCTGTTCAACGGGTTTAGCTCGTTCGTCAACGGCTTCAAGGTTAGCAACTTTATCGCGTCGTACATCACCCTGCCCATCTTGTTTACCGCTTGGGCGGGGTTCAAGATTGTTCGGCGGAGCAAAGTCGTGCCTCTAGAAAGTATCGACCTTTCGGGCGGTCcggccaaggcgctcaTCGGCACGGCGTATGACAAGTAG
- the IME2 gene encoding uncharacterized protein (Protein tyrosine kinase), producing the protein MARRPSDIGGCEEDDGRVGVEDPYAERSYSELKVLGDGSFGTVWLCDWQSPVKSDVLLSAMQCGQGARAEWAGKRLVALKRMKRVWEGGWRQARTLGELASLRSIPPHPAVIPLYDAFISPRSRELYFVFECMEGNLYQLTKSRKGRPLAAGLVASCFHQMVSGLQHVHRHGYFHRDMKPENLLVTTTGLCQYWSTNAVEEINARRAAGDTDFQLQIQGEKDPNIQMDVQVIIKLADFGLARAINSKPPYTEYVSTRWYRAPEVLLRATDYGAPVDMWALGTILAEMINLKPLFPGSSEIDQVYRVCEVLGDPSPEYGPDANGRITGGGRWNTGIKLAKRVGFSFPKRKPLELRSLFPKETPRSLIDCVANLLRYNPRYRMTSDDCITHQYFREVLPHLQRVPPLPRIPFSWGQPSPRPTPSAQQPPVDASFNVPTRPLPPSHSHHEPHAAFANGDIRTLPPPDTAPEIPVGELVTPNGAAPGTYFTRFYPPEAEQRTYGASALVRQLRELDLPTDDLASYGARRWSEAEINASRQRYANPVHAGSVQSIPDSISNPSYSNLNSLSAVSLDMLQPHPQPQHPHQNPDTHVVAYVRQQAAYQQQMMQPVVSQSTPNLTPTASAADPNSMRQAQSTMTLPLPSTAHLASSSGHMPAPQATSKLGPPPPVPIGKKKKWGLSSVFGAAGKSSTSLPAVDEHAAATTSLKRTQSGQYAGDRVPSAQQQQPPMDPKASKKEAERQSRELLKAKREAAERAQKERARAVLNKRAQLVSGRNVELEYANVVTDNITPRETNDLARQTSRPVAGYPSGYPLSHQSTLPSGSITSLGSYHSAGQSPYLQVEDGLGRRKARKQTEEDDHSSIGRASAKSRSLLSVATMESDPGSRRSLHNVWPDAMSQSSRRPSSNAYLGSMSHSSVSLDNQLSSQLQRTTVQSASESSLSLGRNPMPPNRASMSGPSIQNHDQSYHPSAPYGYPAGQAMTVGASVSRRSSRAQLPSIEDWHAPPTSINPMFKVPPQDPQQHPRDPGANGLPPFASFVNMTNPHHPNPPQ; encoded by the exons ATGGCCCGACGACCAAGTGACATTGGCGGCTGtgaagaagacgacggGCGTGTCGGTGTTGAGGACCCTT ATGCTGAGCGTTCCTACTCTGAGCTCAAGGTCCTTGGTGACGGGTCCTTTGGCACTGTCTGGCTGTGCGATTGGCAGTCGCCGGTCAAGTCCGACGTCCTTTTGTCCGCTATGCAATGCGGGCAAGGCGCTCGTGCGGAATGGGCTGGCAAAAGGCTAGTGGCCCTCAAGCGCATGAAGCGGGTgtgggagggaggatgGCGCCAGGCACGCACCCTTGGAGAGCTGGCT TCGCTCCGGAGCATCCCACCTCATCCGGCCGTCATTCCGCTCTACGACGCCTTCATTTCGCCACGGTCACGCGAGCTCTACTTTGTGTTCGAGTGCATGGAGGGTAACCTCTACCAGCTCACAAAATCGCGCAAGGGGCGGCCATTAGCTGCTGGCCTTGTCGCAAGCTGCTTCCACCAGATGGTCTCTGGCTTGCAGCATGTCCACCGGCATGGGTACTTCCATCGTGACATGAAGCCAGAGAACTTGCTCGTCACAACAACAGGATTGTGCCAGTACTGGTCGACGAATGCAGTCGAGGAGATCAacgcgcgtcgcgcagctggcGACACCGACTTCCAGCTTCAGATCCAGGGCGAAAAAGACCCGAACATCCAGATGGACGTCCAGGTCATCATCAAGCTGGCCGACTTTGGTCTTGCACGTGCCATCAACTCGAAGCCTCCATACACCGAGTACGTGTCCACGCGCTGGTACCGTGCACCCGAAGTGCTGTTACGCGCTACAGACTATGGTGCGCCCGTCGACATGTGGGCGCTTGgcaccatcctcgccgaAATGATAAATCTCAAACCACTCTTCCCCGGTTCGAGCGAGATTGATCAGGTCTACCGCGTCTGCGAGGTCCTCGGAGATCCCTCCCCGGAATACGGGCCAGACGCTAACGGGCGTATAACTGGTGGAGGTAGATGGAACACTGGCATCAAGTTAGCAAAACGTGTCGGGTTCTCGTTCCCCAAGCGCAAGCCCCTTGAACTAAGATCGCTGTTCCCAAAGgagacgccgcgctcgctcaTCGACTGCGTTGCTAACCTTCTGCGATACAACCCCCGGTACCGCATGACGTCGGACGACTGCATTACCCACCAGTACTTCCGCGAGGTtcttcctcacctccaGCGCGTGCCACCGCTCCCTCGGATTCCTTTCTCATGGGGCCAGCCATCACCAAGGCCAACGCCAAGTGCTCAGCAGCCGCCCGTCGATGCCAGCTTCAACGTCCCCACACGTCCGCTTCCGCCGTCTCACTCACACCACGAGCCCCATGCCGCCTTTGCCAACGGGGATATACGCACACTCCCGCCCCCAGACACAGCGCCCGAGATCCCCGTCGGGGAGCTTGTCACACCGAACGGTGCTGCTCCTGGGACGTACTTTACGCGGTTCTATCCACCAGAGGCGGAGCAGCGGACGTATggcgcgtcggcgctcgTTCGCCAactgcgcgagctcgacctgccCACGGACGATCTTGCGAGTTACGGTGCTCGGCGATGGTCAGAGGCGGAGATCAACGCGAGCCGGCAACGGTACGCAAACCCTGTGCATGCGGGCTCTGTACAGTCAATTCCGGACAGCATATCCAACCCGTCGTACAGCAACTTGAACTCACTGTCTGCGGTAAGCCTCGATATGCTGCAGCCGCACCCGCAACCGCAGCACCCGCACCAGAATCCGGACACACACGTGGTGGCGTACGTCCGCCAGCAGGCAGCCTACCAGCAGCAGATGATGCAGCCGGTAGTGTCACAGTCGACTCCTAACTTGACTCCCACCGCCTCTGCAGCCGACCCGAACAGCATGAGGCAGGCCCAGTCTACCATGactcttcccctcccctcaaCGGCCCACTTGGCCTCATCGAGCGGCCACATGCCGGCTCCCCAGGCGACCTCCAAGCTCGGACCTCCGCCACCTGTACCGAtcggcaagaagaagaaaTGGGGGTTATCGTCTGTCTTCGGCGCGGCCGGCAAGAGTAGCACGTCCCTGCCTGCGGTCGATGAGCATGCTGCGGCGACCACTTCGCTCAAGCGCACACAGTCAGGCCAGTACGCCGGCGATCGCGTCCCATCAGctcaacagcaacagccGCCCATGGATCCCAAGGCGTCCAAGAAGGAAGCAGAACGCCAGTCGCGCGAGCTTctcaaggccaagcgcgaggctgccgagcgcgcTCAGAAGGAGAGGGCCCGTGCGGTCCTCAACAAGCGTGCGCAGCTAGTCAGCGGGAGGAACGTCGAGCTGGAGTACGCCAACGTCGTCACGGACAATATCACACCTCGCGAAACCAACGACTTGGCAAGGCAGACGTCACGCCCGGTCGCAGGCTACCCGAGCGGCTACCCATTGTCTCATCAATCCACGCTGCCATCGGGATCCATTACCTCGCTTGGATCCTACCACAGCGCGGGCCAGTCGCCATACCTTCAAGTTGAGGATGGGTTGGGCCGCCGCAAGGCCCGCAAGCAGACGGAGGAAGACGACCACAGTTCGATAGGTCGGGCGTCGGCCAAGAGCCGCAGCTTGCTCAGTGTCGCCACAATGGAGAGCGA cccTGGCTCGCGCCGTAGCTTGCACAACGTATGGCCCGATGCGATGTCGCAGTCGTCGCGCCGGCCGTCTTCAAACGCGTACCTGGGGTCCATGTCGCACTCGTCCGTATCGCTCGACAACCAGCTGTCGTCGCAACTGCAACGCACCACTGTCCAGTCGGCTTCCGAATCGTCGTTGTCGCTTGGCCGCAATCCGATGCCTCCCAACCGCGCTTCGATGTCAGGCCCATCAATCCAGAACCATGACCAGAGCTACCATCCGTCTGCTCCATATGGCTACCCGGCCGGCCAGGCAATGACCGTCGGTGCCAGCGTCAGCCGCCGGAGTAGCCGCGCGCAACTTCCAAGCATAGAGGATTggcacgcgccgcccacTTCCATAAACCCCATGTTCAAAGTT CCACCCCAAGATCCCCAGCAGCATCCGCGTGACCCGGGCGCCAACGGCCTGCCGCCGTTCGCATCGTTTGTCAACATGACCAACCCGCATCACCCGAACCCGCCTCAATAA
- the PRE9 gene encoding uncharacterized protein (Proteasome subunit) gives MARRYDSRTTIFSPEGRLFQVEYAMEAISHAGTVLAVLSKEGIALAAEKKVTGKLLDLSLAPGGSGKGGEGSEAWMGGGGEKIFLLNNNILSGLAGITSDANSLVNYARNSAQRHLYTYDEDIPVEMLVQRLCDMKQGYTQFGGLRPFGVSLLYVGWDPLYGFQLYQSDPSGNYSGWKATCIGANHSSAASLLKQDYKDDITLEEAKALCLKTMAKTMDSTKLSSEKLEFATMTLVPGVQQPLAKIYGADELDELLQKLELGGTKEEQIGVGEGTGGGDAGNIAVST, from the exons ATG GCGCGCCGTTACGACA GTCGGACAACGATATTCTCCCCAGAAG GACGGTTGTTCCAGG TCGAGTACGCTATGGAGGCGATCTCCCATGCTGGTaccgtcctcgccgtcctttCTAAGGAGGGCATCGCTCTTGCTGCGGAGAAA AAGGTCACcggcaagctcctcgacctgtcGCTCGCCCCAGGAGGATCTGGGAAGGGTGGAGAAGGCTCGGAGGCTTGGATGGGCGGGGGCGGTGAGAAGATCTTCCTCCTGAACAA CAACATTCTCTCGGGCCTTGCGGGTATCACGTCGGACGCCAACTCGCTTGTCAACTATGCGCGCAATTCCGCACAACGCCACCTGTACACctacgacgaggacatCCCAGTTGAGATGCTCGTGCAGCGCCTGTGTGACATGAAGCAAGGCTACACTCAGTTTGGCG gtcTGCGTCCTTTCGGCGTGTCGCTCCTCTACGTCGGCTGGGATCCACTGTACGGATTCCAGCTGTACCAGTCCGACCCGTCGGGCAACTACTCAGGGTGGAAGGCGACGTGCATCGGCGCGAACcactcgagcgccgcctcgctcctcaagcAGGACTACAAGGACGACATCactctcgaggaggccaaggctcTGTGTCTCAAGACGATGGCCAAGACGATGGACTCGACCAAGCTCAGCAGCGAGAAGC tcgAGTTCGCGACCATGACTCTCGTGCCCGGGGTCCAGCAGCCGCTCGCCAAGATTTAcggcgcggacgagctcgacgagctcctccagaagctcgagcttggcggcaccaaggaggagcaaattggcgtgggcgagggtactggcggcggcgacgctggTAACATTGCTGTGAGCACGTAG
- a CDS encoding uncharacterized protein (OPT oligopeptide transporter protein): MSVRPEEAQAYELSELDRSPKLDALDDDAEQLPLLDNEDKRSSVDSDDSGLGFVQVAHEDELVSSTEVEALIARSVPSIDDPTLPTLTLRVIVLGCFFCIMGAAASTVFYFKSNAPSFSSYFVILATYPLGHALASERLVSRHKTLFGVDLNPGPFSVKEAILISVLSSSGAMSAYAADILAMLDLYYKAPLATIPSIILLLTTQCIGFGLAGMLYNLLVARPAMYWPSTLVVVQLFTTLYDTAATNKAARMLTNRRLHVFLAVFIFTFLWQFLPFLFFPMLTSVAVLCLVNNENWWMRTFGGAYTGLGMLDFSFDWSSVGTSGPLFTPPWALANWFAGLIGMIWVIVPLMLFFNFWDAREFPSPLSSGLYNATYHHFDVQSVLNPDLSFNDEAWETAAPLLLTPYFAVTYGLSFAALSSILVHVWIWHRDEIKEALTNRAPMNDVHNTLMRNYLPVPQWWYIAILGVNFVAAVLMVMSAPLQTPIWALVLSLAIAAVFLVPIGVVAAVSNTQIGLNVITEFVAGFLMPGKPIGNVTFKCFGYMAMSQALQLITDLKLGWYTSIPPREMFLVQIIGTVLGALTNYMTLLSVLSSKRPFLDGTTPDPTGQWTGRRPGIFYSASIIWGAVSPRRFFAGKYWVLYLGFPFGAILPFVLWLAHKRWPGMKINKVCVPVVLSAAILLPEYPSNIILTGGITAFAVNGWIAKQYPKLHGQFVYVISSGLDAGTSITALAIYFLFSVLTEWTAPNWYGNSAIDSEHCKPGS; this comes from the exons ATGTCCGTGCGACCAGAGGAAGCCCAGGCATACGAGTtgtccgagctcgaccgcTCACCCAAGCTCGATGcgctggacgacgacgcagaGCAGCTTCCCCTGCTGGACAATGAGGACAAGCGGTCCTCAGTGGACTCGGATGACTCGGGGCTCGGCTTCGTCCAGGTGGCAcatgaggacgagctcgtaAGCTCGACCGAAGTCGAAGCCCTCATCGCGCGA TCCGTACCCTCCATCGACGACCCCACACTACCCACCCTCACGCTGCGGGTGATTGTGCTCGGCTGCTTCTTCTGCATTATGGGAGCGGCCGCGTCCACCGTGTTCTACTTCAAGAGCAATGCTCCCAGTTTCTCCAGTTATTTCGTCATCCTTGCCACTTACCCATTAGGCCATGCGCTCGCGAGCGAACGCCTCGTCTCACGACACAAGACGTTGTTCGGTGTCGACCTCAACCCAGGTCCCTTCAGTGTCAAGGAAGCCATTCTCATCAG cgtcctctcctcgtcagGCGCCATGTCTGCGTACGCGGccgacatcctcgccatGCTCGACCTGTACTACAAGGCGCCGCTCGCGACCAtcccatccatcatccTGCTCCTCACGACGCAGTGCATCGGCTTCGGCCTGGCCG GCATGCTTTACAACCTTCTCGTTGCCCGGCCGGCAATGTACTGGCCCTCAACGCTCGTAGTGGTCCAGCTCTTTACGACGCTGTACGACACCGCGGCCACGAACAAGGCGGCGCGCATGCTCACGAATCGAAGGCTGCacgtcttcctcgccgtcttCATCTTCACCTTTCTGTGGCAGTTTTTGCCGTTCCTTTTCTTCCCGATGCTCACGTCGGTCGCGGTCCTGTGTCTCGTCAACAACGAGAACTGGTGGATGCGCACATTTGGGGGCGCGTACACCGGCCTCGGTATGCTCGACTTTAGCTTTGATTGGTCCAGCGTCGGCACTTCCGGACCGCTGTTTACGCCGCCGTGGGCGCTCGCAAACTGGTTTGCGGGCCTCATCGGGATGATCTGGGTG ATCGTGCCGCTTATGCTGTTCTTCAACTTCTG GGACGCGCGGGAGtttccctctcctctgtCGTCTGGCTTGTACAACGCGACATACCACCA CTTCGACGTCCAAAGTGTCCTGAATCCTGACCTCTCCTTCAACGATGAGGCCTGGGAGACTGCCGCGCCGCTGCTCCTCACACCTTACTT TGCTGTCACATACGGCTTGTCCTTCGCGGCGCTGTCGAGCATCCTCGTGCATGTGTGGATCTGGCACCGCGATGAGATTaaggaag CTCTCACAAACCGGGCACCGATGAACGATGTCCACAA CACACTCATGCGTAACTATCTCCCCGTGCCGCAGTGGTGGTATATTGCCATTCTCGGGGTCAACTTTGTGGCGGCCG TTCTCATGGTCATGAGTGCCCCTCTGCAGACGCCGATCTGGGCACTCGTCTTGTCCCTAGCTATTGCAGCG GTCTTCCTCGTTCCCATCGGCGTTGTGGCGGCGGTGTCTAACACGCAGATCGGCCTG AACGTCATCACGGAATT CGTTGCAGGCTTCTTGATGCCTGGCAAGCCGATTGGCAA CGTGACATTCAAATGCTTCGGCT ACATGGCCATGTCGCAGGCTCTGCAGCTTATCACAGACCTGAAACTCGGCTGGTACACATCGATTCCGCCGCGTGAAATGTTCCTTGTCCAAATCATTGGAACGGTGCTCGGTGCGCTGACCAACT ACATGACACTCCTCTCCGTTCTCTCCTCGAAGCGCCcgttcctcgacggcaCGACACCAGACCCCACAGGGCAGTGGACCGGCCGGCGGCCTGGCATCTTCTACTCGGCGAGCATCATCTGGGGTGCCGTGTCTCCGCGTCGCTTTTTCGCGGGCAAGTATTGGGTGCTCTACCTAGGCTTCCCATTCGGCGCGATCCTTCCTTTCGTGTTATGGCTCGCGCACAAGCGGTGGCCTGGCATGAAGATCAACAAG GTGTGCGTGCCGGTCGTCCTGTCAGCAGCCATCCTGTTGCCCGAGTACCCTTCGAACATTATCCTCACCGGTGGCATCACTGCCTTCGCGGTCAATGGGTGGATTGCGAAGCAGTATCCCAAGCTGCACGGGCAGTTTGTGTATGTGATCAGCTCTGGTCTGGACGCGGGGACGTCAATTACAGCGTTAGCCATCTACTTCCTGTTTAGCGTCTTGACGGAGTGGACAGCGCCAAACTGGTATGGCAACTCTGCGATCGACAGCGAACATTGCAAGCCTGGCAGTTGA